A portion of the Cryptomeria japonica chromosome 5, Sugi_1.0, whole genome shotgun sequence genome contains these proteins:
- the LOC131043946 gene encoding L-gulonolactone oxidase 2, whose amino-acid sequence MTIRFLIVFILFFTPVLCTDTENGACPPAPSLECKSHACEILNYLGIWEDRSICKAASVALPTSESQLFHAVAHAVQNNQKIRVVSRHAHSLSMLVCVESQGLIISTQNYDSIIEVNKKAMTITVQSGTIMRDVIEAAAKHGLALPTMTYINGVSAAGVISTGAHGSGLKGKGSAVYEYVLGMRIIVPASPSEGYAKIISLTEADEDLKAAKLGLGTLGAISEITFALEPMFKRSVSVSVKDDYDLENEAERFLRAHTYGDIYWLPSHRKALFFASDRVSVDVAGDGINSFLGTPSRVVDIESSAYQFDAIQAKADVDAICNLVGNRTIQSAANGLGFLNDGKRFTGYPVVGFNHRMQTGGKCEQVSKQIDKSCTPTQILDKNETTCTWDRRVHSSLFFDVELRVPMSRLREAIVDMKKIRDLNPQRMCDQSTIVMRSIKKSQAYLGPSRDQVTMELTTHRPREAGMPKWNEDVYQEIEQMVIEKYGGGLHWGKSGGHLFGGLAKRTVNLEGFLKVKERFDPKGVFSNDWTDGLLGIGGKGVEELRDGCALDKMCKCREDRHCAPNKGFLCKPGRVWEYARVCRNTKFN is encoded by the exons ATGACGATTCGCTTTTTGATTGTGTTCATCCTGTTTTTCACCCCAGTTTTGTGCACAGACACAGAAAATGGAGCGTGCCCACCTGCTCCATCCCTGGAATGCAAAAGCCATGCATGTGAAATATTGAATTACCTGGGCATATGGGAGGACCGATCCATTTGCAAGGCGGCCAGTGTGGCATTGCCCACTTCAGAATCCCAACTCTTCCATGCTGTTGCCCACGCTGTTCAAAACAATCAGAAGATCAGAGTGGTGAGCAGACATGCTCACAGCCTCTCAATGCTCGTCTGTGTGGAGAGCCAAGGACTCATCATTTCGACCCAAAATTATGACTCCATCATTGAAGTGAACAAAAAGGCCATGACAATCACTGTCCAATCCGGAACGATCATGAGAGATGTGATTGAAGCAGCTGCAAAGCATGGCCTCGCTCTTCCCACCATGACTTACATTAATGGAGTTTCTGCAGCCGGAGTTATTTCCACCGGAGCCCATGGCAGTGGCCTCAAAGGGAAAGGTAGTGCAGTTTATGAGTACGTGCTGGGAATGAGAATTATAGTGCCTGCGTCTCCTTCCGAGGGCTATGCAAAGATCATATCTCTGACAGAAGCAGATGAAGATCTCAAGGCCGCAAAATTGGGTCTTGGAACGCTGGGAGCGATTTCAGAGATCACATTCGCTTTGGAGCCCATGTTTAAAAGATCGGTTTCCGTCTCAGTGAAAGATGATTACGATCTGGAAAATGAAGCTGAACGTTTTCTCAGAGCTCATACATATGGTGATATATATTGGCTTCCTTCACACCGGAAGGCCCTTTTCTTCGCCAGCGATCGCGTTTCTGTTGATGTTGCAGGAGACGGCATTAACTCATTCCTTGGTACTCCCAGCAGAGTCGTTGACATTGAATCAAGTGCTTATCAAT TCGATGCAATCCAGGCAAAAGCAGACGTGGATGCAATTTGCAACCTTGTGGGAAATCGAACAATTCAATCTGCAGCGAATGGGCTTGGGTTTTTGAATGATGGGAAACGCTTCACAGGTTACCCAGTGGTAGGTTTCAATCATCGCATGCAGACAGGTGGTAAATGTGAGCAAGTTTCTAAACAAATTGATAAGAGCTGTACTCCAACTCAAATTTTGGATAAGAATGAGACCACATGTACATGGGACCGTCGCGTGCACTCCTCTTTGTTCTTTGATGTGGAACTGAGAGTGCCTATGTCTCGACTCCGAGAAGCCATTGTGGATATGAAGAAAATAAGAGATTTGAATCCCCAAAGGATGTGTGACCAAAGTACAATAGTTATGAGGTCTATTAAGAAGTCCCAGGCATACCTTGGACCTTCTAGGGATCAGGTCACAATGGAGCTCACAACTCATCGACCAAGGGAGGCTGGTATGCCCAAATGGAATGAAGATGTGTATCAAGAGATAGAGCAGATGGTGATTGAGAAGTATGGAGGGGGTCTACATTGGGGAAAGTCTGGAGGTCACTTATTTGGAGGGTTGGCAAAACGGACGGTGAACTTGGAAGGATTTTTGAAGGTGAAGGAGAGGTTTGATCCGAAGGGAGTGTTTTCTAATGATTGGACAGATGGTTTGCTTGGAATTGGAGGGAAAGGTGTGGAGGAGTTGAGAGATGGATGTGCATTGGACAAGATGTGTAAATGTAGAGAAGATAGGCATTGTGCTCCAAACAAAGGGTTTCTCTGCAAGCCAGGGAGAGTGTGGGAGTATGCTCGTGTTTGTAGGAACACCAAGTTCAATTGA